One genomic region from Thermoleptolyngbya sichuanensis A183 encodes:
- a CDS encoding TIGR03279 family radical SAM protein, whose translation MSDAAIKPALITRVLPDSIAAEIGFEQGDRLVSINGQAPRDLIDYQFLCADEVLELEVLDAAGKTHQIEIEKDYDEDLGLEFESALFDGLIQCNNRCPFCFIDQQPPGMRQTLYLKDDDYRLSFLYGSYLTLTNLPQREWDRIAQLRLSPLYVSVHATEPEVRIRLLKNHRAGQILDQLRWFQKNRLQIHAQVVVCPGINDGVHLEQTLRDLASFHTGDIPALASAAVVPVGLTRFRPAEDELIPVTPEHARRAIAQVQALQAEFRAKFGSNVVWLADEWFLIAGQDLPPESHYEDYPQIGNGVGSIRQFLKQFKIAARQLPKSVSPPRRWVWVVGNAVERAFQPILKRLNEVDGLTVEMVALRSDYWGQSITVTGLLTGHDLALALAGRDLGDGVLLPSLMLKHGDTRFLDDTTVADLEKRLKTPIYVVSGIEGLLETAVQSPVLAAR comes from the coding sequence ATGAGCGATGCCGCCATCAAGCCTGCCCTGATTACCCGCGTGCTGCCCGACTCGATCGCCGCAGAGATTGGGTTTGAGCAGGGCGATCGCCTCGTGTCGATTAACGGACAGGCTCCCCGCGACCTGATCGACTATCAGTTCCTCTGCGCCGATGAGGTGCTGGAGCTAGAAGTGCTGGACGCTGCGGGCAAGACGCACCAGATTGAGATTGAAAAAGACTACGACGAAGACCTGGGGCTGGAGTTTGAGTCGGCTCTGTTTGACGGATTGATCCAGTGCAACAACCGCTGCCCCTTTTGTTTTATCGACCAGCAGCCGCCCGGAATGCGGCAAACCCTCTACCTCAAAGACGATGACTATCGCCTCAGCTTTCTCTATGGCAGCTACCTGACGCTGACCAACCTGCCCCAGCGCGAGTGGGATCGCATCGCCCAACTGCGCCTGTCACCGCTTTATGTCTCGGTTCACGCGACGGAGCCAGAAGTTCGCATTCGCCTGCTAAAAAATCACCGAGCGGGTCAAATTCTCGACCAACTGCGCTGGTTCCAGAAAAATCGGCTGCAAATTCACGCTCAGGTCGTTGTGTGTCCGGGCATCAACGACGGCGTGCATCTGGAGCAGACACTGCGAGATCTGGCTTCGTTCCACACGGGCGATATTCCCGCCCTTGCCTCCGCTGCGGTCGTACCCGTCGGGCTGACCCGCTTTCGCCCGGCCGAAGATGAATTAATTCCAGTCACACCGGAACACGCCCGTCGGGCGATCGCCCAAGTGCAGGCGCTCCAAGCAGAGTTCCGGGCTAAATTTGGCTCTAACGTCGTGTGGCTGGCAGATGAGTGGTTTCTGATTGCAGGACAAGACCTGCCGCCCGAATCCCACTACGAAGACTATCCGCAGATTGGCAACGGCGTGGGGTCGATTCGTCAATTCCTGAAGCAGTTCAAAATAGCCGCTCGTCAGTTGCCCAAATCTGTGAGTCCGCCGCGCCGCTGGGTGTGGGTGGTGGGCAATGCCGTTGAGCGAGCCTTTCAGCCGATTCTCAAACGCCTGAACGAAGTGGACGGACTGACCGTGGAGATGGTGGCGCTGCGAAGCGACTATTGGGGGCAGTCCATCACGGTGACGGGGCTACTGACAGGGCACGACCTGGCGCTGGCGCTAGCCGGGCGGGATCTGGGAGATGGCGTGCTGCTGCCGTCGCTGATGCTGAAACATGGCGACACGCGGTTTTTGGACGATACGACGGTGGCAGATCTGGAAAAACGGCTGAAAACACCGATTTACGTCGTGTCTGGTATTGAGGGGCTGTTGGAAACGGCTGTGCAGTCTCCTGTGCTGGCTGCCCGCTAG
- a CDS encoding DUF3120 domain-containing protein: MVSITPRDRSLYLTESIVESTADSAAESAILPVRLPFVPSGLPAALPSDLAAESQVAERQADYTTHLAVFSASVFLVSVPVFFQAPLVQLFPWLSLGMTLLWVGLGLSLLRQPTTKLWGDLLIGFAWTWLAGSIYWGWLRWEPFYHLPVEALGLPFILPGLHRAKHKIGRWFYLGSLLGTAITDLYFYLVDLVPYWRQLMQSDASAAGTILQAALHQMYTPWGGGFALLLVGLLVMLGFAPLRLRSLHGWSFGGAILSTLLVDGLFWLAATAA, from the coding sequence TTGGTTTCCATTACACCGCGCGATCGCTCTCTTTACCTCACCGAGTCCATCGTTGAATCTACTGCCGACTCAGCCGCTGAATCAGCGATTCTGCCGGTTCGTTTGCCGTTCGTGCCTTCGGGTCTGCCTGCTGCCCTCCCCAGCGATCTTGCTGCAGAATCTCAAGTGGCAGAGCGTCAAGCAGACTACACGACTCATCTCGCAGTTTTTTCGGCATCTGTCTTTTTAGTCTCGGTTCCGGTGTTTTTCCAGGCACCGCTAGTGCAGCTATTTCCCTGGCTGAGTCTGGGGATGACACTGCTCTGGGTTGGACTGGGGCTATCGCTCTTGCGCCAGCCGACCACTAAACTTTGGGGTGACTTGCTGATTGGCTTTGCCTGGACCTGGCTTGCCGGGTCGATTTATTGGGGCTGGCTGCGCTGGGAGCCGTTTTATCATCTGCCCGTCGAGGCGCTGGGTCTGCCGTTCATCTTGCCTGGCCTCCACAGGGCAAAACACAAAATAGGGCGCTGGTTCTACCTGGGGTCACTGCTGGGAACCGCAATTACGGATCTGTATTTCTACCTGGTCGATCTGGTTCCCTATTGGCGACAATTAATGCAGTCAGACGCAAGTGCCGCCGGAACAATCCTTCAGGCAGCCCTTCATCAGATGTATACGCCCTGGGGTGGTGGCTTTGCGCTGCTGCTAGTGGGGCTGCTGGTGATGCTGGGGTTTGCGCCTTTACGGTTGCGATCGCTCCACGGGTGGAGCTTTGGAGGAGCGATTTTGAGCACTCTTTTGGTAGATGGCTTATTCTGGTTAGCGGCGACTGCTGCCTGA
- a CDS encoding adenylate/guanylate cyclase domain-containing protein, with translation MTAQPIPHLILRTDAGNRYLSLTNNNCWTIGRGDDNNFVLPDRWISRNHAMLQRMETGEFYLIDLGSRNGSFVNGRRVSVPVTLHNGDRLTFGQTELEFYSPELSHLHDSSVGIDSQEFTATATLHVRRLISVLVVDIRDFTVMTRQLDEKILSEAIGTWFRCAGDIIREYGSWVDKYIGDAIMAVWIHGAQGITPDEMVRIARALSALHKMTSRLHERYPLPFPLRVGAGLNTGYAMVGNTGTGDRPDYTALGDTVNAAFRLESSTKQIGMDVALGETTYQYLAGAIANPNLFKQYTVSLKGYDTPTVTYAGSFADLDTFLKLSSKI, from the coding sequence GTGACTGCCCAACCCATTCCCCATCTGATATTACGAACCGACGCTGGCAATCGTTACCTCTCACTTACGAACAACAACTGTTGGACGATTGGACGAGGAGACGATAACAATTTTGTGCTGCCCGATCGCTGGATTTCGCGCAACCATGCCATGCTGCAACGCATGGAGACAGGCGAGTTTTACCTGATCGATTTGGGCAGCCGCAACGGCTCGTTTGTGAACGGTCGGCGGGTGAGCGTGCCCGTAACGCTCCACAATGGCGATCGCCTCACCTTTGGGCAAACCGAGCTAGAGTTCTACTCTCCCGAACTGTCGCACCTCCATGACTCCTCGGTCGGTATCGACTCACAAGAATTTACCGCTACTGCCACCCTCCACGTCCGGCGGCTCATCTCGGTGCTGGTCGTCGATATTCGCGACTTTACGGTGATGACGCGCCAGCTAGACGAAAAAATTCTCTCAGAGGCGATCGGCACCTGGTTTCGCTGCGCGGGCGACATCATTCGCGAATATGGAAGCTGGGTCGATAAATACATCGGCGACGCGATTATGGCAGTCTGGATTCACGGGGCGCAGGGCATTACGCCCGACGAGATGGTGCGGATTGCTCGCGCCCTCAGCGCTCTGCACAAAATGACCAGCCGCCTGCATGAGCGCTATCCGCTGCCGTTTCCACTGCGGGTGGGCGCAGGGCTAAACACGGGCTATGCGATGGTGGGCAACACGGGTACGGGCGATCGCCCCGACTACACCGCCCTGGGCGACACGGTGAATGCCGCCTTCCGTCTGGAATCGTCTACCAAGCAAATTGGCATGGACGTGGCCCTGGGGGAAACGACGTATCAATACCTGGCCGGGGCGATCGCCAACCCCAATTTGTTTAAGCAATACACCGTTAGCCTCAAGGGCTACGACACGCCGACCGTCACCTATGCTGGCTCTTTCGCCGACCTGGATACGTTTTTGAAGCTGAGCAGCAAGATCTAG
- a CDS encoding polysaccharide biosynthesis/export family protein — MTAPATCFPWAIARLPGWSGLPLILLTIWGASVWGASATAQTVDIPVPPPSLDRLDIKKDPPPPNSPPPAARTRPPARPTPLADFNRYRLGPGDSIFVNVLRFPDLSFQGTLDLEGNLLVPLVGSLRLDGQTLNSARLQIQQELNRFVVNPQVDVILVAQRPVRVTVLGEVFRPGYYPMESPQLSTALLASGGTTRQADLRRVTIRRTAPTGAALERTFDLYTPLRDSTALPAVRLSDGDTVIVPALTAANRDGYDPDLTARSTLAQPQINIRVLNYSNSLGGRGGGRAIANITLPNGSDFLDAIAAIGPNPDTADLRDIALIRYDPDQGRAIRLDFNARRALRGDPEENPRLQHNDVIIIGRNLISRVTYALNVFTQPFRDVLGFLLFFDRLTEASESLFEP, encoded by the coding sequence ATGACCGCTCCCGCGACGTGTTTCCCCTGGGCGATCGCCCGTTTGCCTGGCTGGTCTGGTCTGCCCCTGATCTTGCTGACCATCTGGGGCGCTTCTGTCTGGGGCGCTTCTGCGACCGCGCAAACCGTAGACATCCCGGTGCCGCCGCCCTCGCTCGATCGGCTTGATATCAAAAAAGACCCGCCGCCGCCCAACAGCCCGCCGCCCGCCGCTCGTACTCGTCCGCCTGCCCGCCCCACGCCCCTTGCCGATTTCAACCGCTATCGACTGGGGCCCGGCGACTCAATTTTTGTAAACGTGCTGCGGTTTCCCGACCTCAGCTTTCAGGGCACGCTCGACCTAGAAGGAAACCTGCTGGTGCCGCTGGTGGGGTCGCTGCGGCTAGACGGACAAACTCTCAACAGCGCCCGCTTACAGATTCAGCAGGAACTCAACCGCTTTGTGGTGAATCCGCAGGTAGACGTGATTTTGGTCGCGCAGCGGCCCGTGCGGGTGACGGTGCTGGGAGAAGTGTTTCGGCCGGGCTATTACCCCATGGAAAGCCCACAACTCTCTACCGCGCTGCTGGCATCAGGCGGCACGACGCGCCAAGCCGACCTGCGGCGCGTGACCATTCGCCGCACTGCCCCAACGGGAGCAGCCCTAGAGCGAACCTTCGATCTGTATACGCCCCTGCGCGACTCGACTGCGCTGCCCGCTGTGCGCCTCAGCGATGGCGACACCGTTATCGTACCTGCCCTCACCGCTGCCAACCGAGACGGCTACGACCCCGACCTGACCGCCCGCTCTACCCTCGCCCAGCCGCAGATCAACATCCGCGTGCTGAACTATTCCAACAGCCTGGGGGGCCGCGGCGGCGGACGGGCGATCGCCAACATTACCCTACCCAACGGGAGTGATTTCCTCGATGCGATCGCCGCCATTGGCCCCAACCCCGACACCGCCGACCTGCGCGACATCGCCCTGATTCGCTACGACCCCGACCAGGGCCGCGCCATCCGCCTTGACTTCAACGCCCGCCGGGCCCTACGCGGCGACCCCGAAGAAAACCCCCGTCTCCAGCACAATGATGTAATCATCATCGGGCGCAACCTGATCAGCCGCGTCACCTATGCACTGAATGTCTTCACCCAGCCCTTCCGCGATGTGCTGGGCTTCCTGCTGTTTTTCGACCGACTCACCGAAGCTTCGGAAAGCCTGTTTGAGCCATAA
- the crtB gene encoding cyanoexosortase B, producing the protein MHPRYSGSGIWRSPSRFRGWLLLGLLGLLYGPLLLHWAEGWLNKTISIEHEYYSCGLLGLPLAAWLGWQRQGDWETLPEQRMGWAHGLGLGLLLLGLRLYLHPVAEAVNLSLPLVLTGLCLWLKGAAGLRLMAFPLLLVALATPTAFPYLLTPYILPLQQLIAIAAGFMLLQMGMDVCVDQVYVYVNNQVVEIAPYCAGLKLLFTGLYAGLILLYAAEGWRFTRQSLRESRFKAALFLLGIVGLTAIANILRNTMLAYLHGTEQKLAFDWLHEGWGGDLYSALTLGGLLWVWRGVEWLGDRWQPAPVDQTPLAEGPRSEPLLPRR; encoded by the coding sequence ATGCATCCTCGCTATTCTGGCTCTGGCATCTGGCGATCGCCCTCTCGATTTCGAGGCTGGCTGCTGCTGGGGCTGCTGGGGCTGCTCTACGGGCCGCTGCTGCTGCACTGGGCAGAGGGCTGGCTGAACAAGACCATCAGCATTGAGCATGAATACTATAGCTGCGGGCTGCTGGGGCTGCCGCTGGCGGCGTGGCTGGGGTGGCAGCGGCAAGGCGACTGGGAGACGCTGCCGGAACAGCGCATGGGCTGGGCGCACGGCCTGGGGCTGGGGCTACTGCTGCTGGGGCTACGGCTCTATCTTCACCCTGTTGCCGAAGCAGTGAACCTGTCGCTGCCGCTGGTGCTGACGGGGCTATGCCTCTGGCTCAAAGGTGCGGCGGGGCTGCGGCTGATGGCGTTTCCGCTGCTGCTGGTGGCGCTGGCCACGCCGACGGCATTTCCCTATCTGCTGACCCCCTACATCCTGCCCTTGCAACAGTTGATTGCGATCGCCGCTGGGTTTATGCTGCTCCAAATGGGCATGGATGTGTGCGTGGATCAGGTGTATGTGTATGTGAACAATCAGGTGGTGGAAATTGCGCCCTACTGCGCGGGGCTGAAGCTCCTGTTTACTGGGCTATACGCGGGGCTGATCCTGCTCTACGCGGCCGAGGGCTGGCGATTTACGAGGCAATCCTTACGGGAATCGCGCTTCAAGGCGGCCCTGTTTCTGCTGGGGATTGTGGGACTGACGGCGATCGCCAATATCTTGCGAAACACAATGCTGGCCTACCTGCACGGCACCGAACAAAAACTCGCCTTCGACTGGCTGCACGAAGGCTGGGGCGGTGACCTCTATTCTGCACTGACGCTGGGCGGGCTGCTGTGGGTTTGGCGCGGGGTCGAGTGGCTGGGCGATCGCTGGCAGCCTGCCCCAGTAGACCAGACTCCTCTCGCTGAAGGGCCTCGTTCAGAACCGCTGCTGCCGCGCCGTTAG
- a CDS encoding cyanoexosortase B system-associated protein produces MKSIPAKPTLSRPWRGWVALLLVAIALAAALPGYFGKPWPWTQPPQMAHLEQVQALRQSGLGLAGWQTESREEIRIGVRRWSMQTIVREPSGPLATPSSESPASAILLLRSPMRSADAPEIDWVSFSGEFGLRVDSRRNLRFSVNASDGQPILVNTRFSRHWNAEQTYAVVQWYAWPTGGSADPGRWFWADQRMQWTQQQRMPWVAIALLLPMEPLGNLEESHADAELLAKAVQSALMAGAFR; encoded by the coding sequence GTGAAATCAATCCCCGCGAAACCCACCCTATCCCGCCCGTGGCGCGGCTGGGTGGCGCTGCTGCTGGTGGCGATCGCCCTGGCCGCTGCCCTCCCCGGCTACTTTGGCAAGCCGTGGCCCTGGACACAGCCGCCCCAAATGGCGCATCTGGAGCAAGTGCAGGCATTGCGGCAAAGCGGGCTGGGCCTTGCCGGGTGGCAAACCGAGAGCCGCGAGGAGATTCGCATCGGCGTGCGGCGCTGGTCAATGCAGACGATAGTGCGGGAACCGTCTGGCCCTTTAGCCACACCATCGAGCGAGTCTCCTGCATCTGCAATTCTGCTGCTGCGATCGCCCATGCGGTCGGCCGATGCCCCCGAAATCGATTGGGTCAGCTTTAGCGGCGAGTTTGGGCTGCGGGTCGATTCGCGGCGAAACTTGCGCTTTTCTGTCAACGCTTCTGATGGCCAGCCCATTCTGGTCAATACTCGATTTTCGCGCCACTGGAACGCCGAGCAGACCTACGCCGTCGTGCAATGGTATGCCTGGCCGACAGGCGGCAGCGCCGATCCGGGGCGATGGTTTTGGGCCGACCAGCGAATGCAGTGGACGCAGCAACAGCGGATGCCCTGGGTGGCGATCGCCCTGCTGCTGCCGATGGAGCCGCTGGGCAACCTGGAGGAATCCCACGCCGATGCCGAGTTATTGGCAAAGGCCGTACAATCAGCACTGATGGCGGGTGCATTTCGATGA
- a CDS encoding SH3 domain-containing protein, which translates to MMQLRQRERIRRSVGMILASCMAIALSAGAALAQVGRVTIDGLSVRTGPGESYPMTNVFRRGDRVEVIRRDGDWVYVRGDRGAGWVQRRHLSVEEGSSSSSRPPSSSDVVYESRGRIETRRYRTSGVAEIIRLRRDNEVSLRLRSSRAVLEYVGEVGETLGGDSVLRVRYFRSSELGDRYVPARGTCDLQTREDDRSRDRIREIYCDVQPDDRYSEYWEYAASRFTTH; encoded by the coding sequence ATGATGCAGCTTAGGCAGCGTGAACGGATTCGTCGGAGTGTGGGCATGATCCTGGCATCCTGCATGGCGATCGCCCTATCCGCAGGGGCCGCCCTGGCCCAGGTCGGGCGCGTCACCATCGACGGACTTAGTGTTCGCACTGGCCCCGGCGAGAGTTATCCCATGACCAACGTGTTTCGGCGGGGCGATCGCGTCGAGGTGATTCGCCGCGATGGGGATTGGGTCTACGTGCGGGGCGATCGTGGGGCGGGCTGGGTGCAGCGTCGCCATCTGTCGGTCGAGGAGGGCAGTTCCTCTAGCAGCCGTCCGCCGTCTAGCTCAGACGTGGTCTATGAATCGCGGGGCCGCATTGAAACCCGGCGCTATCGCACGTCTGGTGTGGCGGAAATCATTCGGCTGCGCCGCGATAACGAAGTCAGCCTGCGGCTCCGCAGTTCCCGCGCTGTGCTGGAATATGTGGGAGAGGTGGGCGAAACCCTGGGGGGCGACTCGGTGCTGCGCGTTCGTTATTTCCGATCATCGGAATTGGGCGATCGCTACGTGCCGGCCCGTGGCACCTGCGACCTGCAAACCCGCGAGGACGACCGCAGCCGCGATCGCATCCGAGAAATTTACTGCGACGTGCAGCCCGACGACCGCTACAGCGAATACTGGGAATACGCCGCCAGTCGGTTTACAACACACTGA
- a CDS encoding undecaprenyl-diphosphate phosphatase — protein sequence MQQGVAGIAQGWPPLAIAQSAAPDAAAEPGLLTSTFQAIVLGLVQGITEFLPISSTAHLLIFTKILGWSAVGEKYFVDAIQFGSVIAVLMYFWQDIRQILGGAWTALQQKDWQREEWKILVGIAVGTIPALVFGYLFRDAIPESALVIAVVSIAMSLLLGLAEKIGSRKRGFDNLSILDGLLVGLGQTLALVPGVSRSGSTLTTGMFLGLQRPTAARFSFLLGIPTLAIATLYQSTKAFDNVDRLLPLLVGIISTFIFSYLAIAWLLRYLQRKSTWVFVWYRLAFGTTILLSLVAGLIRE from the coding sequence ATGCAGCAAGGAGTCGCAGGCATTGCACAGGGCTGGCCCCCGCTGGCGATCGCCCAATCTGCTGCTCCAGATGCCGCTGCGGAGCCGGGTCTCTTGACCAGTACCTTCCAGGCCATTGTGCTGGGGCTGGTGCAGGGGATCACAGAATTTTTGCCCATCAGCAGCACCGCGCATCTGCTGATTTTTACAAAAATCTTGGGCTGGTCGGCCGTAGGCGAAAAGTATTTCGTAGACGCAATCCAGTTTGGCAGCGTAATTGCTGTGTTGATGTACTTCTGGCAAGACATTCGCCAGATTCTCGGCGGCGCGTGGACTGCCCTCCAGCAAAAGGACTGGCAGCGCGAGGAGTGGAAGATTCTGGTGGGGATCGCTGTGGGCACGATTCCGGCACTGGTGTTTGGCTACCTGTTTCGCGATGCTATCCCCGAAAGTGCGCTTGTGATTGCGGTGGTGTCGATTGCGATGTCTCTGCTGTTGGGCTTGGCCGAGAAAATTGGCAGCCGCAAGCGCGGGTTCGATAATTTATCAATTTTGGACGGGCTGCTGGTGGGATTGGGGCAAACGCTGGCGCTGGTGCCCGGTGTGTCTCGCTCTGGCTCCACCCTGACGACGGGCATGTTTTTGGGGCTACAGCGACCGACTGCGGCTCGCTTCTCGTTTTTGCTGGGAATTCCTACCCTGGCGATCGCCACACTCTATCAGTCCACCAAAGCCTTTGACAACGTCGATCGGCTGCTGCCGCTGCTGGTAGGGATTATTTCCACCTTTATTTTTTCCTACTTGGCGATCGCCTGGCTGCTGCGCTATCTCCAGCGCAAAAGCACCTGGGTTTTTGTCTGGTATCGCCTCGCCTTTGGGACCACGATTTTGCTCTCGCTGGTAGCAGGGCTGATTCGAGAATAG
- a CDS encoding GumC family protein: MVSPLIKRYLVALDRHKWAGLTGFALVMGLSGVAALQPAPPTSYISRGMLGYAAPPVTVSQTNTALQQQAQVMTAETLLSDFVVETAVQQLATQQVRTDAFIIRRNAAVVVNPRPEGENRNRNAEEVGLRVLVQYRDPDNRVAQATVVALMQAMVDQSRLFNRQQIQQIIDNLNRLLPVVTQELRLAERDLEEYVRVEGPAIQAAQDGQLVGAITASQQQQRQIRLNLEAIAAQIRSLESRLGLSADQAYTSAALSADPIIADLRAKIYQNELQTQLLSRNLRPEHPTMLDLKHQQQSFEALLQQRVTEVIGGNQLAAPLASLSTIRQGSSLDPARQQLANTLVNLQTERESLQQQLEALRAAEQELRQEYTAVPNRQVEQSRLEQQVVLKRNFYDQIQAKLADVRLAAEETVGSLVVVQPPQTEIANAEGRNSLAILLVGGLVGLLVGSGLVMLLDSLDATFHTLPDLQLALRQQEVPILGLLPDLSGVADTEDMPLVLKADSPYLEPYERLRGNLRRAAGTGGLKAVVVTSLLGGEGKTVTAYNLAIASARAGKRTLLIEADLRSPSQATALRVAPNPDSQLEPLQHFDRGEFSLVPEIENLYILPSPGPQRQAAAILESGEVKRLLEDACGRFDLVVIDTPPLSRHTDALLLEPHTDGLLLVTRPGITEDGLLTEAVDQFIESETIQFLGAVINGADVPVRSFGPTEPELEPIEDQPDLFPPAAAEPDTLSTRLTRAGKR; this comes from the coding sequence ATGGTTTCCCCTCTAATCAAGCGATATCTCGTAGCGCTAGACCGCCACAAGTGGGCCGGGCTGACAGGGTTTGCGCTGGTGATGGGGCTATCGGGCGTGGCTGCACTCCAGCCCGCCCCGCCGACCAGCTACATCTCGCGGGGGATGCTGGGCTATGCCGCGCCGCCCGTCACCGTTAGCCAGACCAACACCGCCCTCCAGCAGCAGGCCCAGGTGATGACGGCAGAAACGCTGCTGTCGGACTTTGTAGTAGAAACCGCAGTGCAGCAGCTTGCCACCCAACAGGTGAGGACAGATGCTTTTATCATTCGACGCAACGCCGCGGTAGTCGTTAATCCCCGCCCCGAAGGAGAAAATCGCAATCGGAATGCGGAGGAAGTGGGGCTGCGGGTGCTGGTGCAGTATCGCGACCCAGACAATCGCGTAGCCCAGGCAACGGTGGTGGCACTGATGCAGGCAATGGTAGATCAGAGCCGCCTGTTTAACCGCCAGCAAATCCAGCAAATCATCGACAACCTGAATCGGCTGTTGCCTGTGGTGACGCAGGAGTTGCGGCTGGCGGAGCGTGACCTGGAAGAATATGTGCGCGTCGAAGGGCCTGCAATTCAAGCCGCGCAGGACGGTCAACTGGTGGGCGCAATTACCGCTAGCCAGCAGCAGCAGCGCCAGATCCGGCTGAATCTAGAGGCGATCGCCGCTCAGATCCGCAGCCTAGAATCGCGCTTGGGACTTTCCGCCGACCAGGCCTATACCTCCGCCGCCCTCAGCGCCGACCCCATCATTGCCGACCTGCGGGCCAAGATTTACCAAAACGAGCTACAAACTCAGTTGCTCTCGCGCAACCTGCGCCCCGAACATCCCACCATGCTGGACTTGAAGCACCAGCAGCAGTCCTTCGAGGCGCTGTTGCAGCAGCGGGTGACCGAAGTGATCGGTGGCAACCAGCTTGCTGCACCCCTCGCTAGCCTGTCCACGATCCGCCAAGGCAGCAGCCTCGACCCTGCCCGCCAGCAGTTGGCCAATACGCTGGTCAACCTGCAAACCGAACGAGAATCCCTCCAGCAGCAGCTTGAAGCCCTCCGCGCCGCCGAGCAGGAACTCCGCCAGGAATATACTGCCGTGCCCAACCGTCAGGTGGAGCAATCGCGGCTGGAGCAGCAGGTCGTGCTGAAGCGAAACTTCTACGACCAGATCCAGGCAAAGCTGGCGGACGTGCGGCTGGCGGCGGAGGAAACCGTCGGCAGTCTAGTAGTCGTGCAGCCGCCTCAGACGGAGATCGCCAACGCCGAAGGGCGCAACAGTCTGGCGATTTTACTGGTGGGCGGGCTGGTGGGGCTGCTGGTGGGCAGCGGGTTAGTCATGCTGCTCGATTCGCTGGATGCCACCTTCCACACGCTGCCCGATCTGCAACTGGCGCTGCGCCAGCAGGAAGTGCCAATTTTGGGTTTACTACCTGATTTGTCCGGAGTTGCCGATACGGAGGACATGCCGCTGGTGCTGAAGGCAGATTCGCCCTACCTGGAGCCGTATGAGCGGCTGCGGGGCAATCTACGGCGGGCAGCGGGGACGGGCGGTCTGAAAGCTGTCGTGGTGACCAGTCTGCTGGGCGGCGAGGGCAAAACGGTGACGGCTTACAACCTGGCGATCGCCTCTGCCCGCGCTGGCAAGCGGACACTGCTGATTGAAGCCGATCTGCGATCGCCCTCCCAAGCCACTGCCCTGCGCGTTGCGCCAAACCCCGACAGCCAGCTAGAGCCGCTGCAACACTTCGACCGGGGTGAATTTAGCCTGGTGCCTGAGATAGAAAACCTTTACATTTTGCCAAGCCCCGGCCCCCAGCGACAGGCAGCCGCTATTCTAGAATCGGGCGAAGTCAAGCGCCTGCTCGAAGATGCCTGTGGTCGATTTGACTTGGTGGTGATCGACACGCCCCCCCTCAGCCGCCATACCGACGCGCTGCTGCTAGAGCCACACACCGACGGACTCTTGCTGGTGACCCGACCCGGCATCACAGAAGACGGCCTGCTGACCGAAGCCGTCGATCAGTTCATCGAGTCAGAAACCATCCAGTTTTTGGGCGCGGTGATCAACGGTGCAGACGTGCCTGTGCGTTCCTTCGGCCCCACAGAACCAGAGCTTGAGCCAATTGAAGATCAGCCCGACCTGTTTCCCCCGGCTGCCGCCGAGCCCGACACGCTCTCTACCCGCCTGACCCGCGCTGGAAAGCGATAG